In the genome of Vicia villosa cultivar HV-30 ecotype Madison, WI linkage group LG7, Vvil1.0, whole genome shotgun sequence, one region contains:
- the LOC131618119 gene encoding hexokinase-2-like, whose product MGKVVVCATVIGATAACAVATVLIQRHVKKSKRWGKAKAILKEFEEKCATPTWKLKQVADAMAVEMQAGLASEGGSKLKMLISFVDNLPTGNEEGLFYALDLGGTNFRVLRVKLGGKENGVVSQEFTEVSIPPNLMVGTSKELFDFIAAELVKFVKEENGDFQVPPGGKRQLGFTFSFPVMQTSISSGNLIRWTKGFSIEDTVGQDVVAELRNAIERQGLDMNITALVNDTVGTLAGGRYTNKDVFASVILGTGTNAAYVENAQAIPKWHGDLPESGEMVINMEWGNFRSSHLPLTEYDNALDAESLNPGEQIFEKIISGMYLGEIVRRVLLKMAEEAWFFGETVPSKLKVPFVLRTPDMSAIHHDSSADLNVVKTKLKSILEISDTSLQVRKVIVELCNIVATRGARLAAAGILGILKKLGKDTITTDGQKNVIAMDGGLYEHYTEYSKCLENTINELVGEDVSGSIIVEHSNDGSGIGAALLAASHSS is encoded by the exons ATGGGGAAAGTGGTGGTGTGTGCGACGGTGATCGGAGCTACGGCGGCATGTGCGGTGGCGACAGTGTTGATACAGCGGCATGTGAAGAAATCGAAGCGATGGGGAAAAGCAAAGGCGATATTGAAGGAATTCGAGGAGAAATGTGCGACGCCGACGTGGAAGCTGAAGCAGGTTGCGGATGCAATGGCGGTGGAGATGCAAGCTGGTCTTGCTTCTGAAGGTGGTAGCAAACTCAAAATGCTCATCAGTTTCGTTGATAATCTTCCTACAGG GAATGAGGAAGGACTATTTTATGCATTGGACCTTGGAGGGACTAACTTTCGCGTATTACGTGTTAAACTCGGTGGCAAGGAAAATGGTGTTGTTAGTCAAGAATTTACCGAGGTGTCTATTCCTCCAAATTTGATGGTTGGGACATCAAAA GAGCTCTTTGACTTTATTGCAGCAGAACTTGTAAagtttgttaaagaagaaaatgGAGATTTTCAGGTTCCTCCAGGTGGAAAGAGGCAGCTAGGTTTTACCTTTTCCTTTCCTGTCATGCAAACATCGATTTCTTCTGGGAACCTTATCAGGTGGACAAAAGGCTTCAGCATCGAAGATACA GTTGGTCAGGATGTTGTGGCTGAACTGAGAAATGCCATTGAGAGACAAGGTCTTGATATGAACATAACAGCTTTG GTCAATGATACAGTCGGGACATTAGCAGGAGGACGATATACGAACAAGGATGTGTTTGCTTCTGTTATTTTAGGTACCGGAACAAATGCAGCATATGTGGAGAATGCTCAAGCAATACCAAAATGGCATGGTGATTTGCCCGAGTCAGGAGAAATG GTTATCAACATGGAGTGGGGAAACTTCCGGTCATCGCACCTTCCATTAACTGAGTATGATAATGCATTAGATGCTGAAAGTTTAAACCCTGGTGAACAG ATTTTTGAGAAGATAATCTCTGGAATGTACTTGGGAGAAATTGTTCGTAGAGTACTGTTGAAAATGGCTGAAGAAGCATGGTTTTTTGGTGAAACTGTTCCTTCAAAACTGAAAGTTCCATTTGTATTAAG GACACCTGACATGTCTGCCATTCATCACGATTCATCTGCTGATCTCAATGTGGTCAAAACCAAACTGAAGAGCATTTTGGAG ATCTCTGATACTTCCCTGCAAGTGAGAAAAGTGATTGTTGAACTGTGCAATATTGTTGCTACTCGTGGTGCTCGTCTTGCTGCTGCTGGCATCTTAGGAATTCTGAAGAAGTTGGGAAAAGATACCATAACTACCGATGGTCAGAAGAATGTGATAGCCATGGATGGTGGATTGTACGAGCATTACACTGAATACAGCAAATGCTTAGAAAATACAATAAACGAGTTGGTTGGTGAAGATGTATCAGGAAGTATTATTGTTGAACACTCCAATGATGGTTCGGGAATTGGTGCTGCACTTCTTGCTGCTTCTCACTCTAGTTAG